DNA from Colletotrichum higginsianum IMI 349063 chromosome 7 map unlocalized unitig_7, whole genome shotgun sequence:
CTGAGCGTCGCGGTAGCCCTCGTTGAAGCGCTCGCGCGTCTTTGCGAGACGGGCTTGTGCCTTTTTCtgcagctccagcagctcaCGGTGCTTTGCGTTGAGCTTTCCGGATCTATTTTGGTGGTTTCCGTTAGCCATTCGTTTCGTTTGCACTGCCTGGGATCTGCGGCCATCGCCGCTGAGAAACACTTACGTCTGCGCCTGGACCGCGATATTGCGGTCGAGGGGAATCGGGTCAAACGTCTGGGCGAAGCGGTCCTGCATGTAGTCGTTGAAATCGACGCCGCTGGCCGAGTGGTGCGTGCTCTCGAAGTCgccgctgttgctgccggCGTAGCTAGAGTTGGCGACCGAGTAGCCGCCCGAGTAGCCGCTGTTACTGTATGAGGGTCCAGTACCAGAGCTCACGGACTCGTCCGTCTCTGGGGGCGAGACCGAGTAGGTGCTGCCGTAGCCTGGGTAGTGCTGGCCCTTGTGGGAGGGGACGGGCATGGGGAGGGAGTAGTGGGAGTTGTAGTGGGAGGAAGACATGATGGGCGAGGCGGCTGGTTCAAGTCGACAATAAAGGCGTGACGTGTATGTGCGAGTGTAGGAACTTGTTTGCCTTCAAACAAGTGGTGACTAAGTCCGAGTGTGGACTGAGGATGGCGGCACTCGGTGAGACACAAGAGTGTGCAAGGAAGTTGCTTGTTTTGCAACGAGAGAGAAGTTTGGAGAAGGCGTATAGAAGCTTTGAATATGCTCTGGAGCTGTAAtaagaaaggaagaagaagtaaaCAGAACCAGACCGCTCAAGATGTGCCCTTTTATACTTTTTTCCTTCTCACTCTCCCCCAGACCCTTCCCGGGCTCCATCGCTTCACTTGGGGGGAGGATAAGACAATCAAGCCCTCGATTCGTCCGATGACAAGCTGTGGCTTTGGCAAGAGCCGGTGGTCCCCGGTCCACCAAAGGGCGAACAGACAGAATAGTCCAAGGGGCATGATGTGATGGGACGATGAGAGTAGAGGGGGTCGcggacggacgacgacgacaaccatGATAGAGCGGCAGCCGGTGGGCCTGCCTGGGCCCTGTTTAGCCTGTGCGTTTGTGACAGGGAAGTGGCAGAAACTATACCCTGTCTTCACCCGTGTTGCCTGCCTGTGGGGGGAGGAGtgagagggggaaaaggaagaaaacaGAAAGACATATCGAACTACTATGCAGTTGGATGTTTAGGGTGTGAGCATGGAGGGTGGCAGCGGACAATGGCGGGACGTCAATGGACGGAAGCATTGGTCAAgatggggggaggaggcaaGCAAGTAAATTGGCCATCTGCAGGCTGGGCTTCCATGTCCCAGGAGGCATGTAAAAACGGCGAGTTTCGATGGCAAAAGGAGAGTGATGAAGCGAGCAAGGTGTCTGTCCGCATATGCCGAGAGGCGAGCACCATGGGTTGTATTGGTGGAGAGGCCCACGATGGAGGAATGGGTGACCCGGAAGAGGCAATGGATCTGTCTGGATATCCGGGGCAAACTGAGAATTagcctaggtacctaggctAGTGTcggaaggaagaagagggaagaCGAAGGGGAGAAACAGTCCGGGCAGGATCAAGGGTCACGGACATGGCCGGCGCAGGTTGGCGAAGAGCAGTCTGTACGAGAGACAGGAATGTTGGTtgagggagaaagagagaaaaagccATGTATGTCGTGTAAAacggcgacgaagagacCTGCAGTGACGGCAAGGGAGGTACGTCGCTTCTCCCACACGCCTCCCCACATATGGatacagacagacaggcaggtAGGTTGTAGGGAATAGGACAAGGATGGAATGGGTTGCACCTGCAAGCCAGGAGAATGGGGCTCTGTGGGCAGGAACGGCCATTGGAAGTGAAGGGGTTCTTTTGGGCCCCATCCAGTTCCGCCCACGCCCGTGTAGTGCCGTGACAAGAGGGTCGGGTATGCTTTAGGTACCAAAGGGCCAAGGGGTGCGAAGCGAGGTGTGCATGTAAGACGCATGTTTGTGTGTGGTCTAAAGGGGTGTGAGACAAGCAGCGGGACGTTCGTCGAGGAACCTCGGGTCGAAAGACGGCAGACAATCTATTCATTCGGCTCGGAACACATACGCCATGGCCGCAGATGGGAGGCGGAAAGAGGCCTACGTATGACGGAGGTGCCATGCGTGTCGTATGGAACATTGGTCCAGTCAGACGCAAGCCGAAGGGCCATCCGCCGTCCTtggagagagggaggggaaagagTAAGAGGGGCGGTGCCGTCCCGATTCATGACGAGTGTGTTTTGAGGATAGTAGTAGGAAGATGGAGACAGACGGGATGAAACGGATAGAAGTCAAAACGGTGAGGGAAACTCGGGGTTCCGGGGAATAGACCGGAGCCAGCGTGGATCGAGACTGTGGTCCAAGCAAGGCGACGAGTCAACGATGACATGATAGGATGGGACGGGATGGGTTGCAAGAGGAGAAATGGATTGGGGTAAGAAGCAAAAGGGACTTCGGGACAGGTAGGAAAGAGCAGGGCAGGGTATTGTGGGTTGAATCAGgacagaggaagagagagatacagtatttgtgtgtgtgtgtgcgtgtgtgtgtgtgtgtgtgtgtgtgttgtgagagagaggaagagtTACAAAGAACGGGATGGGATAGGATGGTAAAATGGGAATGTAACGGGGCAAGTCAGGTCGGGGTATTTCTCCTCTCCGTCTTGCTTCCGTTCGTTCGCAATTGCGAACGAACCTGGTGTTTCCCCCTCGAGGCATGTATCTCGCAAACGCAAGGTATACATACGTTTGTCGTTTACGTCTCCAGCGACGTCGAGACGGCAAAGGTACGGCAACACGATACAAGACGAGGACAAACCCGGTCCACACCCCCTTCTTAGAAGACCCgggccatccatccattaCCTACATAGTACTCACAACATGATTGTCGTTAAAAGCGGCGTCGAAATTCCCACTCGCACGCAGCTGTTTCGTTGGGCTGCGTGAGCCACATGCACCCAGAGTGAATTGGGACGTCGAAACGGCGGGGTGGAGCACATCAGTGCTCCGCGGTGATCGGCCTGGGCGGAAAGGGTCGAGAGGACGATTGATTGATTGCCACAGTCGAAAACGGTGATGCCTTGAGAACGTGACCGGAGTCGAGTCGAACGGATGTCCTTCCTAAAATCAACGTTGACGTTGAGTGTGAGCCTAGGCGGTCAGGTCAGGCAGAAGTGCAGCAGGGTTCGGGCATTCAATGTGGTGGTGATGCGTTGTCAGGActttttatttattttattGAGACTTCTGTTTGGaattttaattattttaTCCTACTTCTGCATCCCCTGCAAgtacaaacacacacacacacacacacacacacacacatggAGTGAGAACGACGTCTCTTTCTTTTATTTGCGACCGTTTTTCCATTGGTTGGGACTTCTCGTCGCCCCCATTGGGTCTCCTGTCTTTTGATCACTCCCCCTTCCGTTACACCGTCTTCTTTTGCAGCCTCTGATTGACACGATAAATGTTCACTTTCCAATGCTTCAATTGGTGCAAAAAGAATGATGGTCCACACACATACGAAATCTACGGATACATGAAGGGGACAACCTCCAGCTTCTAGGGCAGCACCGACCGGCAGGGCTGCTACTGCTCCCTATTCCCCCCTGTCATCATCCCACCCCTGGCTCTTTTCCAAGATGCACCAGATGGATGGCAGATGCAGAGGGCGTCGACAGGGGTCATTTTCGGCTTAATCGACATGTTTCTTTTGTGAGTTTTCATTGGCGATAATGGCTGAAAAGCGGCGCCGAGTCTTTGGGACTGGACTGGGATTTCGCCCCCGCCGGGATGCTTCAGTCAGTCAGCGATGCGAGGAGGAAGGTCGGCGGAGGgtcttgtctctctcccccAGTTCTACTCTGTACTCTAGTCTCTCCGTACCAAGTGCCAAATGCGCCCCTCCATTACGACGATGGGGGGTGAATGCATCTTCGATGCACCAAGCATGTATGAGTATGCGCAAAGACGGAGTCTACTGAGCTGCATCGCATGTGAACTCGAGGAAACGAAATTGCGTTTGAGAAATGGCCGTTGGAGAAGGCCATCAGAAGTGTAAGaacctcctccccctcctgcCAGGCATATTATTATCGGTTGGCTAGGCAGGCCTCACACGGCGCAGGTTCCCCCGGAGCGGCGGTGTAAGTGCCCGCCCACCCCAACTCCGTCATCGTCAGCCGTTGACGGTTGACAAAGTCGCCGGGTTTGCGCCCAACTACCAAGTGACTTGGTTGAGTGAGTGAGCAAACGGGTGAGCACTGGGTGAGTGACCCAGCAGCACCTAAGTGAGTGAGGCGAGAGGCAGCCCAAAGTCGACCTAAACGCAAAGCTACCCAAACGCCCCCCCGAACCGACTTGACCCAATCAATGGAACGGGCGGAGGCAGAAGGGGGaccttcatcatcgccatcatcgggCCCGTCTCCCTCTTCTGCCTAACGACGACATGAGTTGCCGGTGCAATCAACACACGGCGGGTCTTTTCCGATCTGATCTAGCGGCGCATTGGCTTCGCGTCACCCCATTCCCTAACTATGTGTGTCCGCAGCAGGTCGTGAGCCCTTCCTGCGGTGCATGTCGTGCGCCGCTGTTGCGATACGCCGTAAACCAGGATGGGAGTCGGCGTCCTTTTCATGCGGGATACACATGTACTGGACTGGCGATGGGAATCTTGGTGCGTTACCGACTGGAACTAGGTGCCGGGGGTGGAACCTCAGATgcgacgatgatgggcaTGAGCATTAGCAGTGGCAAGGCATCAAGCAAGGCATACCTGTTATGTACCTACCACCCGAGATACCTGTTTCCCCCCCAAGCCCGTCAAAACGAGAACTGCACTGTACTTTTTACTTGCCTGATGTGAGTGAGATCGTCAGTTGAAGACATCCACGCCGTACATGTAGGTGTAGGCATGTGTAGGCATGCGTATCTATGTACGCCGCAGGGGTGATGCGGGCATGACAGACAACGGCCGTCAAACGCCGCCAACCGCATCCATGGACCATGGACTCCAGGACCTTCATCTTGATGGTCCGTACCGCGGTTCGTTCACCGGGCTGCCTCTGACCCTCTCCTGGCCGGCAGGGACCCGGGGATGCCCCACGCAAGGTGGCCCCCCCGGATGACGAACGGCGTTCTGGAAAGGCCGAGGGGAATGACCTCTGAATGGAGGGGGAACGGGCTGCAGCGGACGTCAGCCAGGGCCACCCCGGGAGTCGTCTGACGTCTAGGTGTTGCCATGGACAGACTGGAAAAGCAAATGGTCGTCGGTGGAATGAAATATCAATCGCGACACCAGGCGGGACCATCTCGTCGAGGGGAGAGAGGCCAAGGCTCTGCCGGGGGGGTtcgagccggagccggacAGCAGGTCCCAGGTGGTCCTGCGTGTGcggatgatgttggcgaaggaggggggaggggccagaggccggcgtcgtcgtcgacgacaaccatTCTCGAACTCGACTAGTAGCAGTCGGCTAGTGTCGCAGTGAGAATAAAAGTCACGGCGCGCCAATGGTGGGTTTGGGGCGGACCCAGGGTGCAGGTACATGGTTGAGCAGCCAGTGCTTCGGTCGTGAGGCTTGAGCCAGCCACCCTTCACAATCTACGCCGCTCGTTGATGAGAGTCGAGAGGggaagacgagacgagaccagaccagacccGCGCCCACGAGTGAATCGGAAGATGAGCCGTGGAAAGCACTGACCAGGCACGAGCTCTCCCGCCCGTCACCGCATCCCGAGCTTCCGCCCGGGCTTGACTGTAGTCCGCGCGGTCAcgcccatccccccccccaaagggCCAAGGGCACCAAGTCCGAAGATTGCGGCAATGAGAAAGAGCCGAGGCGAGGAGTATGGGGGAGAACCCGAGCGGTGACGGCTGACGGCTTGAAACGATTCAACGAAAACCGTCTGTGTGACGGAAAACGTGCCCACCAAACCTTgttttttccttcttttttttttatctCTTCCTGACCCTGGTCCTGAATCTCTTTCTCACTCTTACTACCGTGCTCTTCTCATTTGTCACGATGAAGGTGGTCACAGGTGGCTCGGTGGCATTGTGAGGTTGCGCGAAACGCCAGATAGGTCGGGCGCGGGATGCCGAAACCAACAGCACGCAAACGGCGGGGCCCTgctgcctcctcctcctctttctctctctctccctctctctcctcttccgcgGCATGTAACACTCTGTTTGGGGGTAGGTTGACCGCTTGGATTGGATATTTTGAGAATCTTCATGAGGTGGCCGGGACAGGCCTGTACCGAGccacactcacacacatacacacacacactcatCTTGCCCTACCTTGTCCCAAAGGCGTTGGTTTGCTCGCCTCCGCTGCGCCGTAACATGCCATGGCATGAACCGGGACGTGGGCacagatgcagatgcagatgcagtCAAACAGGGCTGCTTGGTGATGGGGCACCACTTTACTGGATAACAACCCTcgccctctttctctctctctctcgcacacacacaaacagTGATAGGGCGAACGGAGAGCCATAGGTATCCGTCGAACCTCCCAACCAAACCCTTCACCACCACTCATCGATCACCCCCCGAGGCATTCAAAGAAGAGAGAGTCATGTTGCATCCTCGCCCGTAAACCCCGCCATGTCACTACTCACTCACCTCccatcgacgccatcgccaatcCCGCAGATTTACTCGCATGCTCCTCCGCGTCTCCGAGCTCTCACGCTTTCCCCCGCTGCTCATCACCCATAGGTCcggccatcctcctcctcctcctcctcctcctcctcctcctcctcctcctcctcctcctcctcctcaacctcaACCTCATCCTCAACCAAACAAACCACATCAAGTCCAAGCCCTATATGTACGATGCAGAATGCGGCCGATGCCACGCCAACGCCATCCGGAGCAAAGAGGACAAGCTCGGCAAGCCGCGAGGTGGATGGAGCACCGCATATTACTCCTGTGTTCTGCACGGATCGGCTGTCGTGTAAGCGGCATGGTCTCTGTGTCTTTCGCGTTCCACGTCCATCTCTCGCCTCCTCTGCCTTGACTagcccatccatccatcctgCTTCGTATAGTCTCCCCTCGTCGAACTCGAGGCTACTGCTGCCATACCTCGGGACATTTGCTACATCACGAGGCGACACCCGTGAGAGAAGTCGATCCGAGGTGACAAAACACCAAAAAAAGAATTTACAACCTTCCGTCCACCAAGTAAGCATGCATGAACGATATGTCCGGCAGATGCACGACATCACCACAGCCGACGCAGCTACCCGCACGCGTCAAACACGCCAGGAATGTCTGTCTTGTCAACCCAGTCGGCCCCTCTCTCCATCCAGCCTGGGCAAACGAATGAGACTTTGTGttcgccggcgacggggtGGGCAGCTTGTTGCCGTGTGACGAGGCAGCAGTGTACGAGAGAAGAAATCTTGAAATAATTGTCCGACCGATGTTGCGATTGCTTTACCGAGATGCCCATTTCCACGTTCCTCTTTTTGCGCGTACAATGCCTGGTCGGCCAGTCACGCATAGCCTGTGACACGACCATCCTTCTCTCCTCGGGAAGATCAGAGGAACATGGCGGCCAAGCTTAACCGTCGCACGCAGACCACGATGTTGATCCTTTTTGTGCTTTCCTTGGTGACGCCATAGGTGGTGACGATGTTTGACCGCCCATatgccccctcccccccccccccccccccggatGACCATAAACCCTTCCTTCCGAGGCCTTGTCCCTGCATCAGTACCATCGCGTGGAGGAGGAATGCATGCCAGATAGAAAGCCGGAGTGAGGGGCCTGAGGCAAGATATGAGAATGAAGAAGGGGGTGGCGAGTGGGGAGAGTTCTGATGATTCTTGTTATCCTGTAATAGCAGCTACCATTATATACCCCTTGGGTTTTCCATACGTCCTTGGTTTCCTTAGATCCGTTTGTCCCTCTGTAGCGGCGTGAAATGAAGCACAAAAATTCGTGTGTACAAACTAAACACCTACCCttgtggtgatgatggtaTCCTCGTTCCGGCCGCCCTCGTATgtcatgccatgccatgccatgccatgtATACCATGCCTCCCCCCGCTTCCGGTTTGTCCTTATCTCTTATCCCAATGGACAAACGATATGAACGCCGATTAATCATGCAAAGCCAGAACGCCATGCCAGCCGTTGACACGAGGCAGAGGGCGCGCATTTtccatcctcttccccccGCTCATGATCCCCTCATTTATCGTCTGTGTGTGAGCATCGATAAGCTAGTGCATTTCGTCCCGCCCGTCTATTCTCAACGGCCGCCAcccctccaacccccccgCCTTCTAACCAAAGATTTTGAGAAACCCCCAAATGCCAGCCCCGCTAAGGACCGGGATCGTCAGGTTGTCGTCCCAGCCGAAAATGTCAACCACCTCGCTGGCGGCCGCCACAAAGCCGGACCACAGACCCATGACCCCGAGCGCTAGTGGTCCGGTGATGGTGGCCTGAGCATCAGAGAGCCCCACGGCGCTTGCGATAGTGCGGGGTAGATGCAGCGCTCCAGTGAACATGAAGGGATAGTTCTCGTCGCCGGGGAAAGGCCCCGTTCTCGGCGCGAGCCAGCCCCAGAAGAAGTACGACGAgatgatgccgacgaggaaggccgccgtcgatcCGGCGAGCGACTTGCCGCGACGGATGCGCGGGGTGTAGGCGCCGTAAAGACGACCAAAggtgctggcggcggtgtcgCACCAGCTGAGCAGGAGGATGCCCatgacgccgacgtcctTGGGGAAGAAACGGAGCGAGATCCATGCGCCGAGCAGGTAGAAGATGACACCGTTCCATCCAGCGTATTCGCTCTCGCGCATCAGCGCGCCGAGGACCGAGACGTAAAAGCGGTTGAAGGAGGCGTAGTTGTGTCGCAGGTAGTCGGCCGTCGTGATGGGCATCAGCGCGGCGAAGAGCCACGGAGCCACGGAGCTCGTCTGGATGCCCGAGATGTAGAGCCACAGCGTAAAGAAGCCGATGGAGACGTGCAGGACCTTTCTAGGCACCTCGTGCTTGTGTACAAAGGTCCGCCATTTCCTGTGGATGGGTATCAGGCCCAGCGGGCTGGGGCTCCGGCTGAAGTCTCGCCAGCTCCAGCCGGTCGGGGCGGCTGACGGAGGGGCCAGGTGGCCGTTGGCGGTCGGGGCTTTGGCGATGCCGCCGTTCAAttcgccgttgacggcggtgACGTCGTTCGTGATCGGCTCGCTCGGGATGACGGGCGACTTGCCCCTCTTTGGTTGCGACTTGACCGAAGTCATCGGGGTGATTCGGCGGGACTCGATGGGCGAGCGGCTTCTCGTGCGCGACctgcgcatcgtcgacggctcatagtcgtcctcctccgcccgcTCCTCCAACGGCTGAGGGGTAGCACGGCGTTTCTTCGCCGCGGACCTCGTCACCGGGCCAAAGTAGTTGTCCTGGGAAGCGGCATCGATTTCCGAGGGTGTCGGGCTGGGGGAGATGACGCGCGGTGTCGAGGGGATGGCGCGGACGGACGACATGATGTAGGGGAAGGGCGGCAGAGCAGGACAGGCGACGACTCCCGAGAAGATGCGttggaaggggaagaggagtCGGAGCGGCCAGAGTGAGGAATGGAGATGCCTGTCTCTTCTAGAGAGGCGGGCGTCGTGGggggccacggcggcggaggctgaggcggcgcgggcgtgggcgtgggcgtgggcgtgggcgtgaGTGTGAGCGTGGGTGTCGGCGGGAGATGAAGGGCGAATACGATTCCGGCTATGGCTATGCTGGTGGTGGTATGGCTGGGATTCGACTGCTTGGGCTATAGGATCCAGGGTGATGTTTGAGGATGCAGCAGAGAGCAACTCTGCCGCATGTTGAGCCGGGCAGGGACGGGGGAGAAGAGGACCACGGAGACATGCGGTCGGTCAGCAGATAGCCTGACATGTGTTTAAGACGAAGGAGTTTGGACCGGATCGTCGGTGTCTTGTTGTGCTGCGAGCGAGTCCAGTGCCAATGCCGTGGGTGAGGATTTTTCGCGGTCAAAGGTACCGAGTACCTTTCGGCCATGGTATCCAGACTGTGTTCGCGGGGAGCGGCCGCACTGTCTCTTAGTTAAGCCCCCAAGCCTGTGtttgcctgcctgcctgcctgcctgtctgcctACACTACGAGTCAACACATTGGACTTTCCACGCCTGGCATAGTTTAGGAAGACCATGATTCATTTTTCGGTGTTGAATTTTTTCACTGGGCTAGTCGATGTTTCGACATAGCCTTTGCATCTTTGCAATTTCGGGGTCTTTTTTCTGATGTTAAGCTCGTCAAGCGCTCTTCAGCACAAGGATTAcccagacagacagaaacAAAATGGCTTGTCTATCCGTACGCCACAGTCTGAACAACCCGCAGCACAGTATGCCGAGGGCCGAATGACCAACGACCCCCCCGAATCCTACCTCTAAACAGTACTGGCTGGTGTGCACGCGACAAGGCAAACGGGATGGCCTGTCGGAAGCAATCAAGTACAGTCTGCAGGGGGTCCTTGGGGCGGTTCCATTTTGCGGTGGTTTTTTGCATTCTATTGGTACTCGGCTTGGCTGCCTCCTCTAGCATGTGAAGCCATCTCCGGCCGTCCCGCCGGTTCCACGATTTTCTTAGACGAGGGTCCTGGGCGGGTTTGGTCGGCGCACTTCTTGCGCCGTCTTTCCGCTTCGATGTAGGATATACCTACACGGATTAACGCAAGGGACCAAATTTCCCTCTTGGATTCCCACACCGCCAAGTGCTCTGGGCTTGCGCAAACTCCACAGGCTGAGAGTTCTGTGTGGCATGTCAAGGCTCAATGACACTTGGGTGTGCTTGTGAGACTGCAAGATCCCGCCGCTGGGGAGTGGCTGACGACAATGGTTGGCTGGTTTTCGGGATGATATCACTCTGTCTTTGTCCGTGAGCGGTCGGACAAGACAAGGCGCAGGTTGTCACTGAGTATCTGAGAGTGGGACCGTGGTCGAGATATGATAGCGATAAAGCGCAATATCTCTTATCGATGGTGTGTCTATCGATAGCGAtaaccaaaaaaaaagttctCGAGAATCAGCCCCTCCAGCTTGGGACGGCATCCAAGTCCTCTGCGGCGCGAACTTTCGCAACTCCCAACTTGTTCGCGAACCCCTTTTCAGTTGATCGATTGTGCATTCACGATGGCCTCCgttgagaagaagaaggaccCCAGGTCCTGGCGAGGACTCACACCTCCTCTGGCCGAGTACGAGCCACCTGCGCCCCTCCGCGACCGCCCGCTCTACTAACAATCGCCGCAGATGGATCCTCGACTTCGTGTCCAGCCAGGGCTTCCAGCGCATGACGCCCGTCCAGGCAGCATGTCTCCCGCAATTTCTTGGGAACAAGGACGTCGTGGTCGAGGTAAAGACACCGTTCCTGTCTGCAGAGACCGAACCTTGCACTGACAATCCTTCCAGGCCGTCACCGGCAGCGGAAAGACGCTTgctttcctcctccccatcGTCCAGAAGCTCATGCGCCTCGATGAACCGACAAAGCGCGGCCATGTTTTCTCCATCATCGTCTCCCCGACCCGCGAGCTCGCGATCCAGATCCACACCGTCCTGCAGTCCCTCGTCGGCTTCCACccgccctcggccgagatCCTACCCTGCCTTAAGGGGGACGAGAAGCGTCCCGACACGAAGGTCCCGGTGATTGTCCCCCAGTTGCTCGTCGGCGGAACGACTACGACACAGCAGGACCTCAGCTTCTTCGTCAGACACTCTCCCAACGTCTTGGTCTCGACGCCCGGCAGactcgtcgagctgctcgcaTCCCCCCACGTCCGCTGCACACAATCGTCCTTCGAGCTCCTggttctcgacgaggcggatcGTCTTTTGGACATGGGCTTCAAGCAGGACATCCAGAGGGTTTTGGGATATCTGCCCAAGCAGAGGCGCACGGGCCTATTCAGCGCTTCGGTCTCTGAAGCGGTCTCGCAGATCATCACTGTTGGTCTTAGAAACCCCGTCAAGATTGCAGTGAGGGTGAAGAGTCTCCGAGATGGAGGAATCATTGAGGACCGGAAAACGCCCATCAGCTTGCAAATGTCCTACCTTGTTACGCCAGCGAGTCAAAAGCTCCCAGCATTGGCCAAGCTCCTGGAAAACCTGAGCCCGCGACTGCAAAGAAGCATTGTCTTCCTGTCAACGTGTGCCGCCGTCGACTACTTCCAGCATCTCCTCCCTACCATCATGCCATCAGGCTTCACAATAGTCCCTCTTCACGGAAAGCTCCCGCCCAAGGCCAGAGAAAAGAGCTTCTCCAAGTTTGTCAACTCGGTATCACCGTCCGTCTTGATTTGCACAGATATCGCAGCAAGAGGCCTGGACATCCCGCAGGTAGACTTTGTCTGCCAGGTCGACCCCCCTTCAGATCCCAAGGTCTTCATCCACCGCAGTGGACGCGCCGGAAGAGCCGGAAGGAAGGGTCTCTCGGTCGTCTTCCTGCAGCCCGGCCATGAAGAAGACTACATCCCCTTCCTTGAGGTCCGCAAAACGCCGATTTTCCCCCTTACGAAACCCGAGATCGTCGTCACCGAGGAAGAGGCCAACGCGGTGTCAGAAAAGTTCCGCGACGTCCTCCGCAGCGACCGGGCCTTCCACGACAAGGCGCAGCGGGCTTTCGTGAGCTGGGTGCGCAGCTATAACGCGCACCTGACGACGTCCATCTTCCGCACCAAGGACCTCGACTGGACCGACCTCGGCAAGGCGTGGGGCCTGTTGCGCCTGCCGCGGATGCCCGAGACCAAGAAGTGGGAGGGTGACAAGTGGCTCGGCAACGAGGGTTTCGACTGGGACAACTTCTCGTACAAGGACAAGACGCGCGAGGCGGCTcggctggcggcgatggaggcggagcgcaacggcgagaaggcggcggcggtggacgaGGTCAAGCGCAAACGCAAGACCAACGAGGCGTGGAGCAAGCAGGTGGAGGCGGACGACGTGCGGACGGAGCGGCGCGAGAAGAGGAGgcgcaagaaggaggccgagcgGATGGCGACTatgacggaggaggagaagatcaAGGCCATGGAGCTGAACGAGATGATTGCCGAGATCAGGAGGAAGAACCAGGCTGCCCaggcggcgacagcggcagccggtgggaagaagaagaaggcggagggcg
Protein-coding regions in this window:
- a CDS encoding Cytidylyltransferase translates to MSSVRAIPSTPRVISPSPTPSEIDAASQDNYFGPVTRSAAKKRRATPQPLEERAEEDDYEPSTMRRSRTRSRSPIESRRITPMTSVKSQPKRGKSPVIPSEPITNDVTAVNGELNGGIAKAPTANGHLAPPSAAPTGWSWRDFSRSPSPLGLIPIHRKWRTFVHKHEVPRKVLHVSIGFFTLWLYISGIQTSSVAPWLFAALMPITTADYLRHNYASFNRFYVSVLGALMRESEYAGWNGVIFYLLGAWISLRFFPKDVGVMGILLLSWCDTAASTFGRLYGAYTPRIRRGKSLAGSTAAFLVGIISSYFFWGWLAPRTGPFPGDENYPFMFTGALHLPRTIASAVGLSDAQATITGPLALGVMGLWSGFVAAASEVVDIFGWDDNLTIPVLSGAGIWGFLKIFG
- a CDS encoding ATP-dependent rRNA helicase SPB4, with protein sequence MASVEKKKDPRSWRGLTPPLAEWILDFVSSQGFQRMTPVQAACLPQFLGNKDVVVEAVTGSGKTLAFLLPIVQKLMRLDEPTKRGHVFSIIVSPTRELAIQIHTVLQSLVGFHPPSAEILPCLKGDEKRPDTKVPVIVPQLLVGGTTTTQQDLSFFVRHSPNVLVSTPGRLVELLASPHVRCTQSSFELLVLDEADRLLDMGFKQDIQRVLGYLPKQRRTGLFSASVSEAVSQIITVGLRNPVKIAVRVKSLRDGGIIEDRKTPISLQMSYLVTPASQKLPALAKLLENLSPRLQRSIVFLSTCAAVDYFQHLLPTIMPSGFTIVPLHGKLPPKAREKSFSKFVNSVSPSVLICTDIAARGLDIPQVDFVCQVDPPSDPKVFIHRSGRAGRAGRKGLSVVFLQPGHEEDYIPFLEVRKTPIFPLTKPEIVVTEEEANAVSEKFRDVLRSDRAFHDKAQRAFVSWVRSYNAHLTTSIFRTKDLDWTDLGKAWGLLRLPRMPETKKWEGDKWLGNEGFDWDNFSYKDKTREAARLAAMEAERNGEKAAAVDEVKRKRKTNEAWSKQVEADDVRTERREKRRRKKEAERMATMTEEEKIKAMELNEMIAEIRRKNQAAQAATAAAGGKKKKAEGDDEFTGFDD